In Pseudomonadota bacterium, the genomic stretch GGCGCGAAGAGGCGAGCACGCGTCGAATGGCCTTTTCCGCCTCTTTCTTGTCTTGGGCGGTGTCGACCGCGGTCAGCACCCGGATTTTCGCCCCTCGCCACTGTTCGTCCGCGCTGAGCAGGTAGGCAAGCAGGAGCATGAAGCCACCGTTGCCCTGAAAACCACCCCACCAGATGTCCATACGCGGCTGCCTGCTCTTTTTGAAACGCTCGCTGTGTCGCACCAGCACCAGCGACCGATCGAGCCAGACCAGATCGCGCAGCATGTCGACATACGCCGTGCGGCGTTCCGGCTTGCCGGTCCAACCCAACATGACGGTGTTGGTGGTGAAGCTGCCGAGCCCATAGGCTTGCGCCACCGTTACGGCGCCGCGGTATACGTCGTCGACAATGTCGGCGCGGTAGAACACCGTGGGGAAATTCTCCGAGATGTCCTTGCCCACTGCCTCGCCGAGGCGTTCTCGGGTCTCGGCCTGATCGTAAACGGTGCCTGTCAGCAACTGGGCGTAGGTCACGATGCCGCGTTCCTGTACGATGGCGCCGCCGAGGCGCAGCAAGTGCGAACGCTTGTTGGGGTCACCGCCGAGTATCAGGACATTGGGACGCCAGTTTTCCGCGTGGTACTTGACCTCGCGCATTCTCAGGAGCGCTGCACGTACCAGAGCCGACCACAGACCGTGCCGAGCGTCGCCGTACGTGGTGCCAAAGGCTTTGCGCTGGGCATAGGCGTAGATCAACGCGCAAATGGTGAGCGAAGCGACCATGGCTGCCATGTCGAGAATGCTCATCACGTAAAAGCACGCGAGCGCACCGCCCAAGCTGACCCATGCTGGGACCTTGAATTCCGGGCGGAAGCTCGGGCTCGCGGCCCAGCGTTCCAGGCCGCACACCAGATTGGTCATTCCGTAGGTTACCAGGAAGAACATCGTCAGAATCGGCGCCACCACATCGAGGTCGCCCAGCCAGATCGCCGCCATGGCGAGCGCGAAGGTGAGGACGATTCCGGCCGCCGGCTCGTTGCTCTTGCCGTAGCCCCGCCCAAAAATGCTCGGCGCGAGACCATCCTTGGCCAGCGCCTGAAGCGTGCGCGGCGCAGTCAAGACGCTGCCCAGTGCGCTCGATATCGTGGCGGCCCAAACCCCGACGTAGATGAGCAAGGGGAAGCGCGCGATTTTCCACACGATGTCGAGCTGCTCGTACAAGGCTTGATTGCTTGCATTGAGCGCGAGCCAGAACGGAAAGACCAGGTAGACCACGAGACCGGCCGCAACCGCGAACAGCGTTCCACGGGGTATGGAACGGCGAGGATCGGCCAGGTCCCCCGACATGCTGACCCCGGCCATGATTCCGGTCACCGCCGGAAAAAAGACCCCAAACACCTTGGTAAAGGACTCGCCGTTCGGATTGGTCCACTCGAGGCTCGCCGGCGGCTCTGCACCGGATCCGGCAAAGAAGGACACCAGGGAGGCTACGATGAGGACCATGACGAAGTACTGGGCCTTGATTACGGCCGCGGCGCTCTTGAGCGAGAGCACGGTCAACAGCACACACACCCCACTCGAGACGATACGCTGGGGGATGCCCGGGACCAGGGTGGCAAGGGACTCTGTGAAGCCGATGATGTAAAATGCTGTGCCCAGGGCCTGACCCAGGAACAAGGGTATGCCGATGGAGGCACCCACCGGCGCACCCAGCGAGCGGCTGATCATGAAGTAGGCACCGCCCGCACCTACCGTGCGGTTGGTCGCGATACTGGCGACCGAAAGCCCTGTCGCGAAGGAAATCACGTGGGAGACCCCGACGATCAGCAGGGCGCCGCCCAGCCCGGCCGCTCCCACGACCCAACCGAAACGCAGGTACATGACCACGCCGAGGATGGTCAGCAGGCTCGGCGTGAACACCCCTCCGAAGGTGCCAAAGCCTTTCTTGTCCGCCTTCCGTGTGTTCGTCTTCTTAGACGGTTGCTTGGCCACGCAGCATAGGACGATCGCACGACCGGCCGTGGAGAGCAACGGATTAAGGAGCTGCTCGAAGCAAGTTACGTCGTGATTCCAGGTGGTTGGCTCTTCGATTGCCGCGAAGAGGCCCGATCCTGCCCCGGCCGCAAGCGCCGATCGGCTGGTTGTGCGCCCCGCGGCTGTGCGCGGCGAGCATTTCGCGCTAGACCTCACCCGTATGAGGGTGCGCGAAGTCATGCAACGGAGCGTCGTGACCGCCGAGGAGCGCGACGATCTCGCTTCGGCTCTGCGGGTGATGACGACGCGGGGTTTCCGTCACCTGCCCGTGTTGAGCGAAGGCAGTCTCGTGGGCGTGGTCAGCCAGTCGGACATCATCTTGCAAGGCCCGGATGGAGAGACGCCCTACGACGACCAAGTCGGTGAGGTCATGAGCACGCCCACCGAGACGATTCATCCGGACGCGGACATTTCCGAGGCGGCCGCCCTCATGGCTGTGCAGCGGGTAGGCTGCCTGCCGGTCGTGGAGGACGACCGGTTGGTTGGCATCGTCACAACCAGCGACATGCTGACGGCAGCCACCCACTGCCGCATGGACCCTCGCCGGGGGCCGCCGTCCGATGTGGGTTCGGTTATGTTCCCGCGTCCGGGCGCGGTGGGCCCGGACGCTTCGCTGCACGAGGCCATCACCGTCATGTTCCAGAACGGTGCCCGACACGTTGCTGTGATCGGCTCGAAAATGCACGTGCTCGGGATCATTTCGGAAGGCGACGTCCGGCGTGCCATCGGCAGTCCCCTGGCCGAACGGCGTCAGGAGGTGCCGGCCCAGCTTCGGACCATCACCGTCGCGGAGGTGATGACCCCGTCGCCCCAGACCGTCCGGGTCGACGAACCCGTCGAACAGGTCGTGGATCTGCTGCTTGGCCACGGGCTTTGGGTCGTGCCGGTGGTCGATGCCAGGGGCTCGTTCGTGGGGATGGCGTCGTACCTGGACATAGTGCGCCGTCTTGGCTCCCAATAGGTCGTTCCTGTCCAGCATGGCGCCAGAGCCGCTTTCGTCCTCGTCCCGGCCCTACAGAACAGCGCTGCTATTCCTCCAGTCCCGTACTCCGGGCGCGCTGGCTCTGGCATCCACGCTGAACAGGTCCTAACGCTGGTATTTGGGCAACTCCACCACGAAGGTAGCGCCGCGTCCCGCTTTGCTCTCGAGCGAGATGCGCCCTCCTGCCTGTGTGACAAGCTCGCGTGCGATCGTGAGGCCGAGCCCCCGCCCCTCGTCCTGGGTACCCACGTGACGCTCGAACATGCGGGCCCGAACGGAATCGTCGATGCCCGGACCCGTGTCGGAGACGCGTACGATCGCGCTGCTTTCGTGATCGTCGACGCGGACCGTAATGAAGTGGCGTGAGGCGGGGGTCTTTTGGACCGCCCGCGACGCATTGATCAGCAGGTTCAACACCACCTGGCCGAACGCCGAGACGTCCATGGCTACCACGGGTCTGCCATGCTCTATCACCTGGGCTTGTACGTTCGGCCCAAGGTTGCTGCGGACCAGACGCAGGGTCGAGGAGACGACCCGGTGCACGTCGCAGTAGCCGTCGGGCGGTGGAGTGCTCGGCCCCACGCCGCGGCGCAGCCTCTCGACCAGGCCCCGCAGCTGCTGAACGCCCTCCAGGGCATCCCCTTGGGCCTCCAGCGCCTGCTGCAGCAGCGGTCCCACGCCCTTGGGATCGTCGATGCGACCCATCGCCTCGCGCAGGTGATCGTAAACGAACTGGACATTGACCGCTAGGGCGCCAAGTGGATTCGCCAGCTCGTGCGCGAGCTCCTCCTGCCCGTGCCAGGCGGCTGCTGGCGAGTTGGCTTGCAGCAGCTTCAGTGCGGCCTGACGCGCGTCCCCTTCGAGGTGCACACACTCCACGGCAACACGCAGCTGGGCTGCCATCTGCTCGCAGCTCCAGGGCTCCAACAGCCACAGCTCGGCGTGGCCCTCATCGACCGCCCGCTGCGCTTGAGGTGCCTGCGATGCGCTTGCCAGCATGACGCGCACGGCCTGCGAGCCGACATGGCGCGCTCGCTGCGAGATCTCCAGACACTCGAGTGCCGCCACCATGGCCGCTACCCGTTCGCCCTGCAGGTAACGCAAGGCTTCCTGGGCGCTCTGTGCCGTCAGCACCCTGAACTGCGCTCCCATGGCATAGCGGAAAGTGGCCAAACGCTCCGAGTCGGAGTCCACGAAAAGCACGGCGTACGCTTCGGTGTTCATCAACCTGTCTCGTGGAAGTCAGCGCTCGAGGACCGCGAGCGTATGCACCGGTCCCGTGGCTCGCGCAGGAGCCTGGTCCCCCCGAGCCAGGACACGCTGCCGTCGGGTACCCCCCAGGGC encodes the following:
- a CDS encoding Na-K-Cl cotransporter, which gives rise to MAKQPSKKTNTRKADKKGFGTFGGVFTPSLLTILGVVMYLRFGWVVGAAGLGGALLIVGVSHVISFATGLSVASIATNRTVGAGGAYFMISRSLGAPVGASIGIPLFLGQALGTAFYIIGFTESLATLVPGIPQRIVSSGVCVLLTVLSLKSAAAVIKAQYFVMVLIVASLVSFFAGSGAEPPASLEWTNPNGESFTKVFGVFFPAVTGIMAGVSMSGDLADPRRSIPRGTLFAVAAGLVVYLVFPFWLALNASNQALYEQLDIVWKIARFPLLIYVGVWAATISSALGSVLTAPRTLQALAKDGLAPSIFGRGYGKSNEPAAGIVLTFALAMAAIWLGDLDVVAPILTMFFLVTYGMTNLVCGLERWAASPSFRPEFKVPAWVSLGGALACFYVMSILDMAAMVASLTICALIYAYAQRKAFGTTYGDARHGLWSALVRAALLRMREVKYHAENWRPNVLILGGDPNKRSHLLRLGGAIVQERGIVTYAQLLTGTVYDQAETRERLGEAVGKDISENFPTVFYRADIVDDVYRGAVTVAQAYGLGSFTTNTVMLGWTGKPERRTAYVDMLRDLVWLDRSLVLVRHSERFKKSRQPRMDIWWGGFQGNGGFMLLLAYLLSADEQWRGAKIRVLTAVDTAQDKKEAEKAIRRVLASSRLEAEPLVFFREDRPMPDIMREHSQDADLVILGFRIPEPGEDVDPFFTRMEAMLQHLPTTLLVHRARTFEGEPVLFDPQRRSLPPSLAPSLAPPSTHPPATSIPPDPALPSIGSGNTGGDGAT
- a CDS encoding CBS domain-containing protein, encoding MQRSVVTAEERDDLASALRVMTTRGFRHLPVLSEGSLVGVVSQSDIILQGPDGETPYDDQVGEVMSTPTETIHPDADISEAAALMAVQRVGCLPVVEDDRLVGIVTTSDMLTAATHCRMDPRRGPPSDVGSVMFPRPGAVGPDASLHEAITVMFQNGARHVAVIGSKMHVLGIISEGDVRRAIGSPLAERRQEVPAQLRTITVAEVMTPSPQTVRVDEPVEQVVDLLLGHGLWVVPVVDARGSFVGMASYLDIVRRLGSQ
- a CDS encoding ATP-binding protein, translating into MNTEAYAVLFVDSDSERLATFRYAMGAQFRVLTAQSAQEALRYLQGERVAAMVAALECLEISQRARHVGSQAVRVMLASASQAPQAQRAVDEGHAELWLLEPWSCEQMAAQLRVAVECVHLEGDARQAALKLLQANSPAAAWHGQEELAHELANPLGALAVNVQFVYDHLREAMGRIDDPKGVGPLLQQALEAQGDALEGVQQLRGLVERLRRGVGPSTPPPDGYCDVHRVVSSTLRLVRSNLGPNVQAQVIEHGRPVVAMDVSAFGQVVLNLLINASRAVQKTPASRHFITVRVDDHESSAIVRVSDTGPGIDDSVRARMFERHVGTQDEGRGLGLTIARELVTQAGGRISLESKAGRGATFVVELPKYQR